A single window of Stigmatopora nigra isolate UIUO_SnigA chromosome 20, RoL_Snig_1.1, whole genome shotgun sequence DNA harbors:
- the LOC144213185 gene encoding leucine-rich repeat and fibronectin type-III domain-containing protein 4-like, whose product MPAAPSAKPSRHRRRPAVPETHCTFVGSAWALPWTSHSVPCPCSKRTLAALHWLTLVTCCLLPSPGGAGETWGVVSACPFHCVCRNLSESLSTLCADKGLLFVPPHVDRRTVELRLADNFITQVGGEDFVNMSGLVDLTLSRNTIHLIRPMAFADLESLRSLHLDGNRLTAVGPRDLAGLVNLQHLIVNNNQLIRVSGQAFDDFLLTLEDLDMSYNNLQKVPWESIQNMASLHTLNLDHNLIDHIAEGVFGELYKLARLDMTSNRLRTLPPDPLFARSQTGAISPTPYNAIISLNFGGNPLHCNCELLWLRRLIRGDDMETCATPLHLAGRYFWSIPEEEFTCEPPLITRHTHKLWVLEGQRAALKCRAIGDPEPAVHWVSPDDRIVANSSRTGSFGNGTLDISVTVARDDGAYTCIAINAAGEATATVDLKIIPLPHRGNNNNNRNISNGVVRTDPGSSDISAAGRGANDGAGRMDRGDDSGAADDDVDDDEGEDGQTVGVRGVTSTSAQVLWDLGRLSGPYAVWMYQIQYNCTADETLVYRILPSTSDRFLLKNLVSGADYNLCVLAIFDDSATALAATKVLGCATFSTQDVYPACSSLQAHFLGGTLTIMVGGVVVVALLVFTVALMVRHRVCEHSDHAPCGAGRVEAGPGLGGTAREKAGDGGGGRYRPDEATMVVLPNGLPSKRTTGDGEKDKEAADGASAPPAKLPPKPRFKPKVDLEQFLSAGGVVSAAAGTGAEMALVVRQRKAGDGHGTLPDYSPAASPRRTRFREGREPREAGRRPGLSLAVPLGGGEALTRRALPPGRDKWNSSGAYQSPVSPLDPLRGAVSKRRRHSLDMGSSHGAGSAAKRYGAVGYAKRLSVIWTRRSQSIHGMLVQCASAANASAGSSDTSDEGEHGGRPFGGRLQRGYIHAFNTTNSNSNANGRERGRDELEESVV is encoded by the exons ATGCCTGCCGCCCCGAGCGCCAAGCCCAGCAGACACCGACGCCGTCCCGCCGTCCCGGAGACGCATTGCACCTTTGTAGGGTCGGCGTGGGCCCTGCCCTGGACGTCCCATTCCGTCCCTTGTCCCTGCTCCAAGAGAACCCTAGCGGCTCTCCACTGGCTGACTCTGGTCACATGCTGCCTGCTCCCGTCTCCGGGCGGCGCGGGGGAGACGTGGGGGGTGGTGTCGGCCTGCCCCTTCCACTGCGTGTGCCGGAACCTGTCGGAATCCCTCAGCACGCTGTGCGCCGACAAGGGTCTGCTGTTCGTGCCGCCGCACGTGGACAGGCGGACGGTGGAACTGCGCCTGGCCGACAACTTCATCACCCAAGTGGGCGGGGAAGACTTTGTCAACATGAGCGGATTGGTGGATTTGACTCTGTCCAGAAACACCATCCACCTGATCCGGCCCATGGCCTTTGCCGACCTGGAGAGTCTGCGCTCGTTGCACTTGGACG GCAATCGTCTGACGGCGGTGGGTCCCAGGGACCTGGCGGGATTGGTCAATCTGCAACATCTGATCGTCAACAACAATCAGTTGATCCGAGTGTCGGGGCAAGCCTTTGACGACTTCTTGCTGACCTTGGAGGATCTGGACATGTCTTACAACAACCTCCAAAA GGTGCCGTGGGAGTCCATCCAGAACATGGCTAGTCTGCACACGCTAAACCTGGACCACAACCTCATAGACCACATCGCGGAAGGGGTCTTTGGGGAGTTGTACAAGCTGGCCAGGCTTGACATGACCTCCAACCGGCTCAGGACCTTGCCGCCAGACCCCCTCTTTGCCAG GTCCCAAACGGGCGCCATAAGCCCCACCCCTTACAACGCCATCATCAGTCTGAATTTCGGGGGGAATCCGCTGCACTGCAACTGCGAACTGCTGTGGCTCCGACGGCTAATCCGCGGTGACGACATGGAGACCTGCGCCACGCCGCTGCACCTGGCCGGAAG GTATTTCTGGTCCATTCCCGAGGAGGAGTTTACCTGCGAGCCCCCTCTGATTACCCGCCACACCCACAAGCTGTGGGTGCTGGAAGGCCAGAGGGCCGCCCTCAAGTGCCGCGCCATCGGCGACCCCGAGCCGGCCGTGCACTGGGTGTCGCCGGACGACCGCATCGTGGCCAACTCCTCCCGGACGGGCTCCTTCGGCAACGGCACTCTGGACATCTCCGTGACGGTGGCCCGGGACGACGGGGCGTACACCTGCATCGCCATCAACGCCGCGGGCGAGGCCACCGCCACCGTGGACCTCAAGATCATCCCCCTCCCTCACaggggcaacaacaacaacaacaggaatATCAGCAACGGCGTGGTGCGGACCGATCCGGGATCCTCCGACATCAGCGCCGCCGGCAGGGGGGCCAACGACGGCGCCGGGCGAATGGACCGGGGCGACGACTCGGGGGCGGCGGACGACGACGTCGACGACGACGAGGGCGAAGACGGCCAGACGGTGGGAGTACGCGGAGTGACGTCGACCTCGGCCCAGGTCCTCTGGGATTTGGGACGTTTGTCCGGACCTTACGCGGTGTGGATGTACCAGATACAGTACAACTGCACGGCCGACGAAACCCTCGTTTACAG GATCCTGCCGTCCACCAGCGACCGATTTCTGTTGAAGAACTTGGTCTCCGGGGCCGACTACAACCTGTGCGTGCTGGCCATTTTCGACGACTCGGCCACGGCGCTGGCGGCCACCAAAGTCCTGGGCTGCGCCACTTTCTCCACCCAGGACGTCTATCCGGCCTGCAGCTCTCTGCAGGctcactttttgggggggacgCTGACTATCATGGTGGgcggcgtggtggtggtggccctGCTGGTCTTCACCGTGGCCCTGATGGTCCGCCACCGGGTCTGCGAGCACTCCGACCACGCCCCGTGCGGCGCCGGCCGCGTTGAGGCGGGGCCAGGCCTGGGCGGGACGGCCCGGGAGAAGGCTGGGGACGGTGGCGGCGGGCGCTACCGGCCTGACGAGGCCACCATGGTGGTCCTCCCTAACGGGCTGCCCTCTAAGAGGACGACGGGGGACGGCGAGAAGGACAAGGAGGCGGCGGACGGCGCTTCCGCCCCGCCCGCCAAACTCCCCCCGAAGCCCAGGTTCAAGCCCAAGGTGGACCTGGAGCAGTTTCTGTCGGCCGGGGGCGTGGTCTCGGCCGCGGCCGGGACGGGGGCGGAGATGGCCCTGGTGGTGCGGCAGAGGAAAGCGGGAGACGGTCACGGGACTCTGCCGGACTACTCCCCCGCCGCCTCGCCGCGGCGGACGCGCTTCAGGGAGGGCCGAGAGCCGCGGGAGGCCGGCCGCCGCCCCGGCTTGTCGCTGGCCGTGCCCCTGGGAGGCGGCGAGGCGCTGACCCGCCGGGCGCTTCCGCCCGGGAGGGACAAGTGGAACTCCTCTGGGGCTTACCAGAGCCCCGTGTCGCCCCTGGACCCCCTGCGGGGGGCGGTCAGCAAGCGGCGGCGCCACTCCCTGGACATGGGCTCCTCCCACGGGGCCGGCTCGGCGGCCAAGCGCTACGGCGCCGTGGGCTACGCTAAGCGACTCAGCGTCATCTGGACCAGGCGGAGCCAGTCCATCCACGGGATGTTGGTCCAGTGCGCCTCCGCCGCCAACGCCAGTGCCGGTTCCTCCGACACCAGCGACGAGGGCGAGCACGGCGGCCGGCCTTTTGGCGGCCGCCTTCAACGTGGCTACATCCACGCTTTCAACACCACCAACTCCAATTCCAACGCCAACGGGAGGGAGAGGGGCCGGGACGAGCTGGAGGAAAGCGTGGTGTAG